The bacterium BMS3Abin02 genome has a segment encoding these proteins:
- a CDS encoding bacterial membrane flanked domain protein, whose translation MKYPERLLSSGERIDLAFRPHWKQLIWPVFVSVVALAGIVVLAVRAEGTPMWVGFAAVVAIWLALFAPPFTRWFFTHYIITNERLIVRRGMFARHGKEIPLEVMNDATFAQTFWERLLRSGDLIIESAGEQGQSHFSDIPDPEGIQSEIYRLREARMVALQGGSGPVEQLEMLARLHEDGVLSDEEFAEKRSKLLDQI comes from the coding sequence ATGAAGTACCCCGAACGTCTTCTCAGCAGCGGTGAGCGCATCGATCTCGCGTTCCGTCCCCATTGGAAACAGCTCATCTGGCCGGTCTTCGTGTCGGTGGTTGCCCTTGCCGGTATCGTCGTCCTCGCCGTGCGGGCCGAGGGCACACCGATGTGGGTCGGTTTCGCCGCCGTGGTTGCCATCTGGCTCGCGTTGTTTGCGCCGCCGTTCACCCGGTGGTTCTTTACCCACTACATCATCACGAACGAACGCCTGATCGTTCGCCGGGGCATGTTCGCCCGGCACGGCAAAGAGATACCGCTCGAGGTGATGAACGACGCGACCTTCGCCCAGACGTTCTGGGAGCGACTGTTGCGATCGGGTGACCTGATCATCGAATCGGCGGGAGAGCAAGGCCAGAGTCACTTCAGCGACATCCCGGACCCGGAAGGGATCCAGTCTGAGATATACCGCCTGCGGGAAGCTCGGATGGTCGCACTTCAGGGTGGATCCGGACCGGTCGAGCAACTCGAGATGCTCGCCAGACTGCACGAGGATGGAGTCCTCAGTGACGAAGAGTTCGCCGAGAAGCGAAGCAAGCTCCTCGATCAGATCTGA